The window GCGCAGAGTCTCCGCATAGTCAGACCCGAAGGCCTCATAGCAGCCAATGCGAAAGCCAGCGGCACCGGCCAATTCCTGCAACCTGCCAGGTGCCGGCAGCATGCCGCCAGGGAAAATGTATTGCTGGATAAAGTCGGTGCCCTGACGATAACGGGCGAAATGTTCATCGCCAATGACTATGGTCTGAATCGCCACCCTTCCCTGCGGCTTCAGCAAGCTCTGCAGTTTATCGAAGTAGGTGGGCCAGTAGGCTTCACCAACCGCCTCGAGCATTTCGATGGAGACGATGTGGTCGTAGGTCTCATTGAGATCGCGGTAGTCCCGCAGTTCGAAACTCGCCAGCGCGCCCAGGCCAGCCCGGCCGATGCGCTCCCGAGCATAGGTGAGCTGACGACGGGATAGGGTCACACCATGCACCCGGATACCCTGCCTGGCGGCATACACGGCAAATCCGCCCCAGCCACAGCCGATCTCCAACAGTGAATCACCGGGGCATGCCCCGACCAGATCGATCATGCGCTGATACTTGGCTTGTTGAGCCTGGAGCAGCGTAATCCCGCTGCCCGCATCAAAGCGCGCAGCGGAGTAAGTCATGGACGGATCCAGCCACAACTCATAGAAATCGTTACCCAGGTCATAGTGGGCGCTGATATTGCGGGCACTGCCACGGCGTGAATTGCGCCGGAGCACATGCTTGAGCCTGTAGACCAGATTGAGAAGCGTGCTGCCATGGATGGCCCGTTCCAGCACGTCCTGATTGCGAATGCCCAGGCGGATGAGTGCGGCTGGATCGGAGGTATCGATGGAACCGTCCCGATAACACTCAGCCAGCCCTATATCGCCGTGGCGAAAGAGAGTGCGTAAGGCAGCCCAGTTTGACAGTTGCAGATCGGCATTTGGCCCTCCGCCCTCACCAAACCGCCAGATCTGTCCAGTGGGCGTGGTAAGCGTCAGTGTACCCTCTGCGATGCGGTCCAACAGTGATACCCACGGTTTGGCGATCCTTGGCAGCATGTGGATATCCAAGGTGGTTGAGATGCTGTTCATCTGGAAATCTCCTTGGCGGATGTTGCGCGGCGTTCGCATAGAGACAGACCGGCGCGCCAGAGCCTGAATGCCTGCCAATGGATGCGGAAAATCACCCCGAGTGTGAGCAAGGGTTGGCGCAGCAGGGCGGACAACAGGCTGCGGCTGGTGAGCGGCCTGGACTTCCCCCAGATGGCGGTATTGAGCTGCAGTTTTCCTTCGTTGAAGTAATCAATGGCCACCCGTGGCGTCTCGAAGTCGGTGTTGATCCTGAAGTCATAACCGCCCGCGACCGGATAGAAGGGGGAGACATACAGCACTTTTTCCGCATAAACTCCTTCGAAACGGCCGCTCTCCCGGTCAGGACGCAACAGGTAGCAGTGTCTCTCGCCAAAGGTGTTGTTGACCTCGGCGAGGATTGCGCCGACGCTGTCGTCGTCCCGCTGGCAGTACCAGAAGCTGACCGGGTTGAAGAGACAGCCGAAGACCCGGGGAAAGGTCTGCACCCAGATCGGTCCGTTGCAGTCTTCTACGCCTGCCTGCGCCAGCTGCGCCCCGACCCAGAGCCGAGGATCCCCGCCATCGCCGTGATCGGACTGGAGAAAGGCCAGAGGTCGCCAACGGTTGACACCGAACAGCCAGGAATCGAGCCGCTCGAGCTCGTCCAGCTTCAGCAGCAGGAAGAAGACCGGATAGACGAAGCGGTTCTGCACCGGATGGTGGCGATGGTGCATTACCCTGCCACTGACGACACGGCTCATAACACCACTGGCCATGGTGCCTCCACGCCGAAATCACCGGCGATACGCAGGGCCGATTTCAGACCATCCTCATGAAACCCGTAACCGCACCAGGCCCCGCAGAACCAGCTCCTGTTGTTACCCTGGATCCCGTCGAGGCGGGCCTGGGCATCGATGGCCTGCTGATCAAAAACCGGATGGTCGTAGTGAAAGCGGCGAAGCTCCTGGCGCGGCATTTGATCGGGCGCTGGATTCAGCGTCACCATCAGCGGCGTCTTGAAGGGCAGCCGCTGCAACCGGTTGAGAAGGTAGGTCACACAGACCGACCGTGACGCATCCCCCTGGGAGAGATAGTTCCAGGCCGACCAGAGGGATTCACGCCGCGGCAGGAAGCGCCGGTCCGTGTGCAGGATCGCCAGATTGGGCTGATAGCGCACGGCACCAAGGATCTCGCTCTCCCGGGCGTCCGGCTGCTTCAGGATTCGCAGCGTATCCGGCGCATGGGTCGCGAATATCACCGCATCGTATTCCGCGGTGCCATCCCTGCAGCGTACCTGCACCACGCCCTTGTCGCGCACCACCTCCCGCACCGGCTGATGGAGCCGAACATCCAGCCCGGACGCCATCTTCTCCACATAGCTGCGGCCGCCGCCTACGATGCTGCGCCACTGCGGCCTGCCTTCGATCTGCAACAGCCGGTGATTCAGACAGAAGCGTAAAAAGGTGGCGGCGGGGAAGCGCAGGATCTCCCACGGCGAGGCTGACCATATGGCGGCAGCCATAGGCAACAGATACGAGTTGCGGAAGAACTCGGAGTAACCGCGCACATCGAGCAGTTGGCCCAGGGTCGCGCGGCGTTGCTCGGACCACTGCAGCATCTGCGGGGCCCTGCTGTTGAATCTGATTATCTCCTGCAGCATGCGCCAGAAATGCAGGCGCAGCAGATTGCGCTTCTGACCGAAGACCGTGGCGATATTCGAGCCGGCCCATTCGATATCCTGGTCCGGCAGTCTGACGCTGAAGGACATGTCGCTCTCGTAAGTCTCGACCCCGAGGTGCTCGAACAGGCGGATGAGATTGGGATAGGTGAGGTCGTTGTGAACCAGAAACCCGGTATCCACCGGGTGACTCGCACCGTCCAGTTGCACATCCACCGTGTTGGTGTGACCTCCCAGATACCCGGCGGCCTCGTAGAG of the Pseudomonadota bacterium genome contains:
- a CDS encoding cyclopropane-fatty-acyl-phospholipid synthase family protein — translated: MNSISTTLDIHMLPRIAKPWVSLLDRIAEGTLTLTTPTGQIWRFGEGGGPNADLQLSNWAALRTLFRHGDIGLAECYRDGSIDTSDPAALIRLGIRNQDVLERAIHGSTLLNLVYRLKHVLRRNSRRGSARNISAHYDLGNDFYELWLDPSMTYSAARFDAGSGITLLQAQQAKYQRMIDLVGACPGDSLLEIGCGWGGFAVYAARQGIRVHGVTLSRRQLTYARERIGRAGLGALASFELRDYRDLNETYDHIVSIEMLEAVGEAYWPTYFDKLQSLLKPQGRVAIQTIVIGDEHFARYRQGTDFIQQYIFPGGMLPAPGRLQELAGAAGFRIGCYEAFGSDYAETLRRWRRAFEASLGAVRQLGFDTAFIRLWRFYLAYCEAGFDEGRIDVAQLQLVREA
- a CDS encoding DUF1365 domain-containing protein, whose amino-acid sequence is MASGVMSRVVSGRVMHHRHHPVQNRFVYPVFFLLLKLDELERLDSWLFGVNRWRPLAFLQSDHGDGGDPRLWVGAQLAQAGVEDCNGPIWVQTFPRVFGCLFNPVSFWYCQRDDDSVGAILAEVNNTFGERHCYLLRPDRESGRFEGVYAEKVLYVSPFYPVAGGYDFRINTDFETPRVAIDYFNEGKLQLNTAIWGKSRPLTSRSLLSALLRQPLLTLGVIFRIHWQAFRLWRAGLSLCERRATSAKEISR
- a CDS encoding FAD-dependent oxidoreductase, which produces MRIAVIGGGIAGLSAAWLLQQRHQIVLYEAAGYLGGHTNTVDVQLDGASHPVDTGFLVHNDLTYPNLIRLFEHLGVETYESDMSFSVRLPDQDIEWAGSNIATVFGQKRNLLRLHFWRMLQEIIRFNSRAPQMLQWSEQRRATLGQLLDVRGYSEFFRNSYLLPMAAAIWSASPWEILRFPAATFLRFCLNHRLLQIEGRPQWRSIVGGGRSYVEKMASGLDVRLHQPVREVVRDKGVVQVRCRDGTAEYDAVIFATHAPDTLRILKQPDARESEILGAVRYQPNLAILHTDRRFLPRRESLWSAWNYLSQGDASRSVCVTYLLNRLQRLPFKTPLMVTLNPAPDQMPRQELRRFHYDHPVFDQQAIDAQARLDGIQGNNRSWFCGAWCGYGFHEDGLKSALRIAGDFGVEAPWPVVL